The following coding sequences are from one Arcobacter nitrofigilis DSM 7299 window:
- a CDS encoding PhoH family protein: MKEKIYVVDTNIILQNLQNLYKVSDNGSNVIVVPETVLFELEDKKKLPNELGYYSREFARLLAKMKIKEVDHRSKFKVVKYFSDDLQLHVIAKDKYDSEIEQVHLSESNDKRIIEVAAIAQQYYKGAQTIFLSIDIYARTFAQFKGIKAETLHDDKSVVPKFEFVKTLEVDSSIFNSLDGKPITSFDDKYTFENFSYEFSSEDGNKEYAIIINKIINVLSESDFKALQVKPVNLKQKLFSKAIVSNMYDLLVIDAKAGSGKTLMSIASAMRLIDLGLYDKIVYVRNSIESLDKGADIGFLSGNDEKFRIYNMALTDTLEFIAKKQLKKSENKENKESIDSKISELTSKYCIETLWPGEARGRTLSSAIVVMDEWQNSSEKTTQLILSRLDESCMAIVIGSNRQIDNLYLNKYNNGLTTLLKQTNFEHDEVKMFAIELEKAVRGKFAEFTERIFENKKN, encoded by the coding sequence ATGAAAGAAAAAATATACGTAGTAGATACAAACATTATTCTACAAAACCTACAAAACCTGTATAAAGTCAGTGATAATGGCTCTAATGTAATAGTTGTGCCGGAAACTGTTTTATTTGAGCTTGAGGATAAAAAAAAGTTACCCAATGAACTTGGTTATTACTCAAGAGAGTTTGCTAGACTTCTAGCTAAAATGAAAATCAAAGAAGTAGATCATAGAAGTAAATTCAAAGTTGTAAAATATTTTAGTGATGATCTTCAACTACATGTTATTGCAAAAGATAAATATGATTCAGAAATAGAACAAGTTCACTTAAGTGAAAGTAATGACAAAAGAATCATTGAAGTTGCAGCAATCGCCCAACAGTACTATAAAGGTGCTCAAACAATATTTTTATCAATTGACATTTATGCAAGAACTTTTGCTCAGTTTAAAGGAATAAAAGCTGAGACTCTACATGATGATAAATCTGTTGTTCCTAAATTCGAATTTGTAAAAACACTTGAAGTTGACTCATCTATATTTAATTCACTTGATGGGAAACCCATTACTTCTTTTGATGATAAATATACTTTTGAAAATTTCTCTTATGAATTTAGTAGTGAAGATGGAAATAAAGAGTATGCAATTATTATAAATAAAATAATAAATGTATTAAGTGAGAGTGATTTTAAAGCTTTACAAGTAAAACCTGTAAATCTAAAACAAAAATTATTTTCAAAAGCTATTGTTTCTAATATGTATGATTTATTGGTTATAGATGCAAAAGCTGGAAGTGGTAAAACATTGATGTCAATTGCAAGTGCAATGAGACTTATTGACTTAGGACTTTATGATAAAATAGTATATGTAAGAAACTCTATTGAATCACTTGACAAAGGTGCTGATATTGGGTTTTTATCAGGTAATGATGAGAAATTTCGTATTTATAATATGGCTTTAACTGATACTTTAGAGTTTATTGCGAAAAAGCAGTTAAAAAAATCAGAAAACAAAGAGAATAAAGAGTCTATTGATAGTAAAATCTCTGAACTGACATCTAAATATTGTATTGAAACTTTATGGCCAGGAGAAGCTAGAGGAAGAACACTTAGTTCTGCTATTGTTGTTATGGATGAGTGGCAAAATTCAAGTGAAAAGACTACTCAACTTATACTTTCAAGACTTGATGAAAGCTGTATGGCAATTGTGATTGGGTCAAATAGACAAATTGATAACTTATATTTAAATAAATACAACAATGGTCTAACTACCCTTTTAAAACAGACAAACTTTGAACATGATGAAGTTAAGATGTTTGCAATTGAGTTAGAAAAAGCCGTAAGAGGTAAATTTGCAGAATTTACTGAACGAATATTTGAAAATAAGAAAAACTAA
- a CDS encoding S-adenosylmethionine--2-demethylmenaquinone methyltransferase — MNFETADLCDDNRDKEIQVLSNEYKNYGGLKKCAGQIVTIKLDKSNWKLLEMLRDENGKGKVVVVENARYFYGVVGDKLMDFAKNNNWQAIIINGYVRDIAYTKDIDVALYAIGTCPLRNFEKTNSSRGDQLSFGGVTFHEGDYLYADLDGVIVSREKLI, encoded by the coding sequence ATGAATTTTGAGACTGCAGATTTATGCGATGACAATAGAGACAAAGAAATACAAGTATTATCCAATGAATATAAGAATTATGGGGGATTAAAAAAATGTGCTGGACAAATAGTAACCATAAAACTTGATAAAAGTAATTGGAAACTATTAGAAATGCTAAGAGATGAAAATGGGAAAGGGAAAGTTGTAGTAGTTGAAAATGCAAGATATTTTTATGGAGTAGTTGGAGATAAATTAATGGATTTTGCTAAAAATAACAATTGGCAAGCTATTATTATCAATGGATATGTAAGAGATATAGCTTATACAAAAGATATAGATGTTGCTTTATATGCCATAGGGACTTGTCCATTAAGAAATTTTGAAAAAACAAATTCTTCAAGAGGTGATCAATTAAGCTTTGGGGGAGTTACTTTCCACGAGGGTGATTATTTGTATGCCGATTTAGATGGAGTGATTGTTTCAAGAGAAAAATTAATTTAG
- a CDS encoding HD domain-containing protein yields the protein MQFVTQNALAYFSFPSITTKRFIHCLGTMHVSSYMLKNALLNSDSSTRDIFLRSMKKVIHDIIVEDELNITFDEGNSYFDNKALYQFSIPTNSKIYNDTYIITLQAVRLAGLLHDVGHLPFSHQVENALKRVYENIQNTPDLLQKEENFKDLYEGITSNQKQVLHEAIGENFIDLLFKEELIKNSDRQSDIDYFKLLHKLCMFILKEKVYGKFDFKVLHSIISGTIDADRLDYINRDMVASGYIGGANDNLRITKHTVLVRDGKTFKISFFDMGLIDIEHLLEMRFNLYKKVIYNHGIAKTDALLENVVLYLSKKYFKNGMFYEKNSSNCIAMLWNFLSEKNEERRLDIVSMLDENWLISLFKKEYFEIKNKDIKTNDDKKYLKSFEEVLFGKRFFRSPWKNLNEFYKVLEFSTIERYKFRESFGYLTKNRFKKLRIELDKFIKKWETQEEDVFFTYQIVSFTLGLNKEFTLYDGEEIIPIDEISTVRKRLKKSMLNTVPFYIYTNKKEMNLTLKKELKDIVFKIFED from the coding sequence TTGCAATTTGTAACACAAAATGCCCTAGCTTATTTTTCATTTCCTTCAATTACAACAAAAAGATTTATACACTGTTTGGGAACAATGCATGTAAGTTCATATATGCTTAAAAATGCACTTTTAAATAGTGACTCTTCAACAAGAGATATCTTTCTAAGAAGTATGAAAAAAGTTATACATGACATAATTGTAGAAGATGAGTTAAATATTACATTTGATGAAGGTAATTCTTATTTTGATAATAAGGCTTTATACCAATTTTCAATACCTACAAATTCAAAAATCTACAATGATACATATATTATAACATTACAAGCAGTAAGATTAGCAGGATTACTACATGATGTAGGACATCTTCCTTTTTCCCATCAAGTTGAAAATGCTTTAAAAAGAGTATATGAAAATATACAAAACACTCCTGATTTGTTACAAAAAGAAGAGAACTTTAAAGACCTATATGAAGGCATAACTTCAAACCAAAAGCAAGTATTACATGAAGCCATTGGTGAAAACTTTATCGATTTATTATTTAAAGAAGAACTTATAAAAAATAGTGATAGACAATCAGATATTGATTATTTTAAATTATTACATAAGCTTTGTATGTTTATTTTAAAAGAGAAGGTTTATGGAAAATTTGATTTTAAAGTATTACATTCAATTATTAGTGGAACTATAGATGCTGATAGGTTAGATTATATAAATCGAGATATGGTAGCTTCTGGATATATTGGTGGAGCAAATGATAACTTAAGAATTACAAAACATACTGTATTAGTAAGAGATGGAAAAACATTTAAGATAAGCTTCTTTGATATGGGATTAATAGACATTGAGCATCTTTTAGAAATGAGATTTAATTTATATAAAAAGGTAATCTATAATCATGGTATTGCAAAAACTGATGCTTTATTAGAAAATGTAGTTTTATATCTTTCTAAAAAATATTTTAAAAATGGTATGTTTTATGAAAAAAACTCATCAAATTGTATTGCCATGCTTTGGAATTTTTTAAGTGAAAAAAATGAAGAGAGACGATTAGATATCGTATCTATGCTTGATGAAAATTGGTTAATTTCACTATTTAAAAAAGAGTATTTTGAAATAAAAAATAAAGATATAAAAACAAATGATGATAAAAAGTATTTAAAATCATTTGAAGAGGTACTATTTGGAAAAAGATTTTTCAGATCCCCTTGGAAAAATTTAAATGAATTTTATAAAGTACTAGAATTTTCTACAATCGAGAGATATAAATTTAGAGAAAGCTTTGGATACCTTACAAAAAACCGATTCAAAAAACTTAGAATCGAACTAGATAAATTTATAAAAAAATGGGAAACCCAAGAAGAAGATGTATTTTTCACATACCAAATCGTTTCTTTTACTTTGGGATTAAATAAAGAGTTTACTTTATATGATGGGGAAGAGATTATTCCTATAGATGAGATTTCAACTGTTAGAAAAAGATTAAAGAAGTCTATGTTAAATACTGTGCCCTTTTATATCTATACAAACAAAAAAGAGATGAATCTAACTTTGAAAAAAGAGCTTAAAGATATAGTGTTTAAAATCTTTGAAGATTAA
- a CDS encoding ion transporter has protein sequence MFNKIKSFVDSGFFTKFITYLIVLNGITMGLETSKEFMANYEVYAVLFNQIVITIFTIEIILRIYVHRIAFFKDAWSIFDFTIVAISLIPLSSGFEILRILRVLRLFRLITVVPQMRKIVTALISVIPGMLSVIALMSLFFYIFAIMSTQLFSESFPQWFGTLGESFYTLFQIMTLESWSMGIVRPIMEVYPHAWIFFVPFIFIVTFVMINLVVAIIVDAMAILNQDEEKHIIEGLHSNEDHVNDEIKKLREEISELKVLIKATIKS, from the coding sequence ATGTTTAACAAAATAAAATCATTTGTTGATAGTGGATTTTTTACAAAATTCATAACCTATTTAATCGTATTAAATGGGATTACGATGGGATTAGAGACTTCAAAAGAGTTTATGGCAAACTATGAAGTATATGCAGTACTTTTTAATCAAATCGTTATTACAATATTTACAATAGAAATCATACTTAGAATTTATGTTCACAGAATAGCTTTTTTCAAAGATGCTTGGAGTATATTTGATTTTACAATAGTTGCTATTTCATTGATTCCATTAAGTTCTGGATTTGAAATACTTAGAATACTAAGAGTACTAAGACTTTTTAGGCTTATAACTGTTGTTCCTCAAATGAGAAAAATAGTCACAGCACTTATTAGTGTAATACCTGGTATGTTATCTGTTATTGCCCTTATGAGTCTGTTCTTTTATATCTTTGCAATTATGTCTACTCAACTATTCTCAGAAAGCTTTCCACAATGGTTTGGCACTTTGGGTGAGTCATTTTATACTCTATTTCAAATCATGACTTTAGAGTCTTGGTCTATGGGAATAGTAAGACCTATCATGGAAGTTTATCCACATGCTTGGATTTTCTTTGTTCCATTTATTTTTATTGTAACATTTGTAATGATAAATTTAGTTGTGGCAATTATAGTTGATGCGATGGCAATACTAAACCAAGATGAAGAGAAACATATAATAGAAGGACTTCATTCAAATGAAGATCATGTAAATGATGAGATAAAAAAACTAAGAGAAGAGATTTCTGAGCTTAAAGTATTAATAAAGGCAACTATAAAAAGTTAG
- a CDS encoding FeoB-associated Cys-rich membrane protein → MQDVVIFSIVILALAYILRKTFKKNGGCGCGEEGCSKK, encoded by the coding sequence ATGCAAGATGTAGTAATTTTTTCAATCGTTATATTAGCTTTAGCATATATTTTAAGAAAAACATTCAAAAAAAATGGTGGCTGTGGTTGTGGAGAAGAGGGTTGTTCTAAAAAATAG
- a CDS encoding cold-shock protein, with product MADLVNGTVKWFNSEKGFGFIEQENGGKDVFVHYRQINSTGYGRVSLNEGQKVTFEVAEGQKGPQAENVTAL from the coding sequence ATGGCAGATTTAGTAAACGGAACAGTAAAATGGTTCAACAGTGAAAAAGGTTTTGGATTTATCGAACAAGAAAACGGTGGTAAAGATGTATTCGTACATTATAGACAAATTAACAGTACTGGATACGGTAGAGTATCTTTAAACGAAGGTCAAAAAGTAACTTTCGAAGTAGCTGAAGGTCAAAAAGGTCCACAAGCTGAAAATGTAACTGCTTTATAA